One window from the genome of Aminivibrio sp. encodes:
- a CDS encoding iron ABC transporter permease yields the protein MTGASGRPGRRLFFAGLLLLLGGAVLWRLLAGDMPLSPAAVAEILLSPSPAASPQEILVVRSVRLPRLLASLGAGASLAVSGAVLQGVLGNPLAEPYTLGIAAGAAFGASLAISLGGIWVSGAAFAGALAALGLALLLSRLSGRGEQLSMVLSGIVVSSVLSAGVTLFKALADERVSAIVLWLMGSFSGASMREAGAVCAGAALLFGAALWWGRDLDAISLGENRAVFLGVEEGKIKTVLLVLASLTTAFTAASFGIIGFVGLVGPHLVRLVLGPSHRPLLAASFLGGAVLLAGADGLARSLGELPVGVITALAGGPVFCWILVRERGKGA from the coding sequence GTGACCGGGGCGTCGGGAAGACCGGGACGAAGGCTGTTTTTCGCGGGGCTGCTCCTTCTTCTGGGTGGAGCGGTTCTGTGGCGTCTTCTCGCGGGGGACATGCCCCTTTCTCCGGCGGCGGTGGCGGAGATTCTCCTGTCGCCCTCCCCGGCGGCCTCACCCCAGGAAATCCTGGTGGTCCGCTCGGTCCGCTTACCCCGCCTGCTGGCGTCCCTGGGCGCGGGGGCGTCCCTGGCGGTGTCGGGGGCGGTCCTCCAGGGCGTGCTCGGGAATCCCCTGGCTGAGCCCTACACCCTGGGCATCGCCGCCGGGGCCGCCTTCGGTGCGTCCCTGGCCATTTCCCTGGGGGGGATCTGGGTCTCCGGGGCCGCCTTCGCGGGGGCCCTGGCCGCTCTGGGGCTGGCCCTGCTGCTCTCCCGGCTTTCCGGGCGTGGAGAGCAGCTCTCCATGGTCCTGTCGGGCATCGTGGTGAGCTCCGTCCTCTCGGCGGGGGTGACCCTTTTCAAGGCCCTGGCGGACGAGAGGGTGTCGGCCATCGTGCTCTGGCTCATGGGGAGCTTCTCCGGGGCATCCATGAGGGAGGCCGGGGCGGTGTGCGCAGGGGCGGCCCTGCTCTTCGGCGCCGCCCTGTGGTGGGGCAGGGATCTGGACGCCATCTCCCTCGGCGAGAACCGGGCGGTGTTCCTCGGGGTGGAAGAGGGGAAGATCAAGACGGTTCTGCTGGTGCTGGCCTCCCTGACGACGGCCTTCACCGCGGCCTCCTTCGGCATCATCGGCTTCGTCGGACTGGTGGGGCCCCACCTCGTGCGGCTTGTCCTGGGACCGTCCCACCGGCCCCTGCTCGCCGCCTCCTTCCTGGGCGGGGCGGTGCTTCTCGCCGGTGCCGACGGTCTGGCGAGATCCCTGGGCGAGCTGCCCGTGGGAGTGATCACGGCCCTTGCCGGGGGACCGGTGTTCTGCTGGATTCTTGTGAGAGAAAGGGGGAAAGGTGCATGA
- a CDS encoding sirohydrochlorin cobaltochelatase, translating into MATLLLLGLAAVGLLAGAAAASEKAGSEKRGILLVAFGTSEPEARGAVDRIAETARKTFPDAEVRLSYTSNIIRRKILKEEGLAVDSPLIALAKMQDEGFTSVTVQSLHIIAGEEFHQLASVVRTLGTVRGKYGFSRLSLGTPLLTTLEDYRKTAELLKTKYGSLADDGEIVVFMGHGTHHGANAAYSQMQMIFDEERLPFVLGVVEGFPDLEGVKRRLAALKPGKVTLVPFMVVAGDHARNDMADEDDPESWISVLRKEGYSVEAVMKGLGDGEGLAELFADHIRKASGSRQ; encoded by the coding sequence ATGGCAACATTACTGCTGCTGGGACTTGCGGCTGTCGGCCTGCTTGCGGGCGCGGCCGCAGCGTCGGAAAAGGCCGGATCGGAAAAGAGGGGTATTCTGCTCGTGGCCTTCGGAACCTCCGAGCCCGAGGCCCGGGGAGCCGTCGACCGAATCGCGGAGACGGCCCGGAAGACGTTTCCGGATGCGGAGGTGCGGCTCTCCTACACGTCGAACATCATCCGCAGGAAGATCCTCAAGGAGGAGGGGCTTGCCGTAGACTCCCCCCTCATCGCCCTGGCGAAGATGCAGGACGAGGGATTCACCTCGGTGACGGTGCAGTCCCTTCATATTATAGCCGGCGAGGAATTCCACCAGCTCGCGTCGGTGGTCCGCACCCTGGGGACGGTCCGGGGCAAGTACGGCTTTTCCCGGCTCTCCCTCGGTACCCCTCTCCTCACGACCCTCGAGGACTACCGGAAGACGGCGGAGCTTCTGAAGACGAAATACGGCTCCCTTGCCGACGACGGCGAGATCGTGGTGTTCATGGGCCACGGCACCCACCACGGTGCAAATGCCGCCTATTCGCAGATGCAGATGATCTTCGACGAGGAAAGGTTGCCGTTCGTCCTTGGCGTGGTGGAAGGTTTCCCCGATCTGGAGGGCGTGAAGCGGCGCCTGGCCGCCCTGAAGCCCGGGAAGGTGACCCTCGTCCCGTTCATGGTGGTGGCCGGCGACCATGCCCGGAACGATATGGCCGACGAGGACGACCCGGAATCGTGGATCTCCGTGCTCCGGAAGGAAGGCTACAGCGTGGAGGCTGTCATGAAAGGCCTCGGCGACGGAGAAGGCCTGGCGGAGCTGTTCGCGGACCATATCCGGAAGGCCTCCGGGAGCAGGCAGTGA
- a CDS encoding ABC transporter ATP-binding protein, which produces MTGLSVRDLSAGYGGRTVLRGISGDFPPGALTFILGPNGSGKSTLLRALGGALPYSGTVTFRGRDAASLPSRERGRLVGVVTQSPSLNFPFTVEEVIAMGRLPHRKFFGGPDVRGREAVRRAAEAMELEDLLDRSLTTLSGGERQRTMIAQAIAQEPEVFLFDEPSSALDPRHTLALFRYLRQAAREGKIVVAAVHDINLAAEFGDCVWILGRDGLAASGKVKDVLTGDVLSSVYGVSFAPLGRGGGEGERVLWRAV; this is translated from the coding sequence ATGACGGGTCTTTCGGTGCGGGATCTTTCGGCAGGATACGGCGGGAGAACGGTCCTCCGGGGAATCTCCGGGGACTTTCCCCCGGGTGCCCTGACCTTCATCCTCGGCCCCAACGGCAGCGGAAAGAGCACCCTGCTCCGGGCCCTCGGGGGCGCTCTCCCCTACAGCGGAACCGTAACCTTCCGCGGACGGGACGCCGCGTCCCTCCCCTCCCGGGAGCGGGGCCGCCTGGTGGGCGTGGTGACCCAGTCTCCTTCCCTGAACTTTCCCTTCACCGTGGAGGAGGTCATCGCCATGGGGCGGCTCCCCCACAGGAAGTTCTTCGGAGGCCCCGATGTCCGGGGCAGGGAGGCGGTGCGGCGGGCCGCGGAGGCCATGGAGCTTGAGGACCTGCTGGATCGGTCACTGACCACCCTGTCCGGGGGCGAGCGCCAGAGGACCATGATCGCCCAGGCCATCGCCCAGGAGCCCGAGGTGTTCCTCTTCGACGAGCCCTCCTCAGCCCTGGACCCGAGGCACACCCTGGCCCTCTTCCGGTATCTCCGGCAGGCCGCCCGGGAGGGGAAGATCGTGGTGGCGGCGGTTCACGACATCAACCTCGCGGCGGAGTTCGGCGACTGTGTCTGGATATTGGGCCGGGACGGCCTCGCCGCGTCAGGGAAGGTGAAGGACGTCCTCACCGGGGACGTTCTTTCCTCGGTGTACGGCGTCTCCTTCGCACCCCTCGGGCGGGGGGGCGGGGAAGGGGAACGGGTGCTGTGGCGGGCCGTCTGA
- a CDS encoding precorrin-2 C(20)-methyltransferase codes for MKFWGVGLGPGDPELVTLKALRILREAGAVFVPLSGKGRESVAGTILGAHLDRETTPLHFPMERDDARRDALLRDELRRTRPLWEGVSSLALPVIGDSALYATAAYLYDLLKEEIPELSLGLVPGISAHSLASSRAGRFLALGDESLSVIPGTAPAERVRAMLAASDGAAIYKPSALGGELRSVVESTGPWKTILRVDRAGMEDERIVEGDGALVPSGEYLSVVELLRRR; via the coding sequence ATGAAATTCTGGGGAGTGGGCCTCGGCCCCGGCGATCCCGAACTTGTTACGCTGAAAGCGCTGCGCATCCTCCGGGAGGCCGGGGCGGTGTTCGTCCCCCTGTCGGGGAAAGGCCGGGAGAGCGTCGCCGGTACCATCCTTGGCGCTCACCTGGACCGGGAGACCACCCCCCTCCATTTCCCCATGGAGCGGGACGATGCCCGGAGGGACGCCCTGCTCCGGGATGAGCTGCGGAGGACCCGCCCCCTCTGGGAAGGAGTGTCCTCCCTGGCCCTGCCGGTGATCGGGGACTCCGCCCTGTACGCCACGGCGGCCTATCTTTACGATCTTTTGAAGGAAGAAATCCCGGAACTCTCCCTGGGACTTGTCCCGGGCATTTCGGCCCATTCCCTGGCCTCGTCCAGGGCGGGTCGGTTTCTCGCCCTCGGGGACGAGAGCCTGTCGGTGATTCCCGGCACTGCGCCGGCGGAGCGGGTGCGGGCCATGCTCGCCGCGTCGGACGGGGCGGCCATCTACAAACCCTCGGCCCTCGGCGGAGAGCTCCGGTCGGTGGTGGAGTCCACGGGCCCGTGGAAGACCATCCTGCGGGTGGACCGGGCGGGCATGGAGGACGAGCGAATCGTGGAGGGGGATGGGGCTCTCGTCCCTTCGGGGGAGTACCTGAGCGTGGTGGAGCTCCTCCGCCGGAGATGA
- a CDS encoding ABC transporter substrate-binding protein, with translation MAGRLTLPAVLILLLAACLPASGEIRISDDSGRTAVLEQAARRVVSLYAGHSENLLALGAGDAIAGVSASDDPILFPGVPVLPMRADGERILALRPDLVLLRPQGEAAAEGVIRLLEKAGVPVVSLSPPTWETMEAYLARLGALVGVADPALPWRETVSALERTVPAGKRPRVFLESSSRGLMTCSPSSWAARVIALAGGENAASGAVPLRLGSPLAPWGEERLLALAGEGIDVYLVQVGAMNPAAGDVMARPWISGLGNARIVPVPEELVSRPSLLRLEDGVEWLRGVLHPEGGKRP, from the coding sequence GTGGCGGGCCGTCTGACCCTTCCGGCCGTTCTGATTCTGCTGCTTGCGGCCTGTCTTCCCGCATCAGGGGAGATCCGGATTTCCGACGACAGCGGCAGGACCGCGGTCCTGGAGCAAGCAGCCCGGAGGGTGGTTTCCCTCTACGCCGGGCACAGCGAGAACCTCCTGGCCCTCGGCGCGGGAGACGCCATCGCCGGAGTGTCGGCATCCGACGATCCGATCCTTTTCCCTGGAGTTCCGGTACTGCCCATGCGGGCTGACGGGGAGCGCATCCTCGCCCTTCGCCCGGACCTGGTGCTGCTGCGGCCCCAGGGAGAGGCGGCGGCGGAAGGGGTGATCCGGCTCCTGGAGAAGGCCGGCGTGCCGGTGGTCTCCCTGTCGCCGCCAACCTGGGAGACCATGGAGGCCTACCTCGCCCGGCTGGGAGCTCTCGTCGGCGTTGCGGACCCGGCACTGCCCTGGCGGGAGACGGTGTCCGCCCTGGAGCGCACCGTCCCGGCGGGGAAGCGTCCCCGGGTCTTCCTGGAAAGCTCTTCCAGGGGGCTGATGACATGTTCCCCCTCCTCCTGGGCCGCCCGGGTGATCGCCCTGGCCGGGGGGGAGAACGCCGCGTCCGGTGCGGTCCCTCTCCGTCTCGGGAGCCCTCTGGCCCCGTGGGGGGAGGAGCGGCTGCTCGCCCTCGCCGGGGAGGGGATCGACGTCTACCTCGTGCAGGTGGGGGCCATGAATCCGGCGGCGGGCGATGTAATGGCGAGGCCGTGGATTTCCGGTCTCGGGAACGCCCGGATCGTGCCGGTGCCTGAAGAGCTTGTAAGCCGCCCGTCCCTCCTGCGGCTGGAGGACGGGGTGGAATGGCTGCGGGGCGTGCTGCACCCTGAAGGAGGAAAAAGGCCATGA